The DNA segment GACCACTGGCGGGCCTTGGCCATGACGATAAAAGGCAGGTAATGATCCGGCCCGGTGATGGTATGGATGAATCCCAGCGATGCGGCCGTCGCCGCCAGAAGATAGAGGTCCTGCTCCACGCGCCACGCTCCTTTCCCCGATCCGTGCGAAAAGCAAATCCGAACGCCAATATAAGCGGGATTTGCGGGAAATCCAAGCCGGAAAATACCCGTCATATATTTATGACAAATCGGTCTTGTCAGATTGCGAAAAAAGATATAGATTATTTCGACGGGGAGATCAAAAATTTCGAAAAAACTCAATTTGCGGAGGTTGGTATGCGGATAGTCCGAATTTCAATCTGCGTTCCGATATTATATCTATTGTTAACTTCAGCGGGATTTTCGCAGGGGCTGGTGACTCAGCCGTTCCCCGAAAGCGGCCCTCTGTTTTCGCTGCATGCCCAGCACGGGAATTTTGTCAAATCGGAAGGATACGATTTCCCCAGCGGGGCGTTCGAGTTTTCAGCCCTTGTACCGGTTGCGGACCGGTGGCTTGTTTATACGTATATTCCGATCGGCGTCACGACCTCCAAACAAATCAACGGGACAATTTTCGGCAATGTGACCCTCGGACTCGGGAGTGGTTTCCGGTTGGGGGAAAAGAGTCTTTTTATCGGCTCGATGCAATTTACTCTGAACACGGCACCGGGGCTGGAGGGGGACTGCCATTGCACTTCAAAATACTGGGCAATGTACGCCGGATGGTATTCGAATTTTTATCACGGAGAACGATTTGCCGTTAATTATTGGACGCTCGGACCAAATCTCCAGTTTCGCTTCAAATCCTCGCCCTCTTTAACACTCTATGCCGAAGTCTGGCCGTCCTGGTATATCCCCGATGGATCCTGGGGACACAGCGAATTATGGATGCAAAACGGTATCGGTCTGAACGCCGGATTCCGGCAGGTCCGGGGCATTGTCGAATATGTCAACTCATACTGGATGGCCGGCAAAAAACCGGCGGCGGACGATAGTTATCAGGACGCCGTCGGCGTTGGAGTTCAAGGCATATTGGATCAATTCCGGGCGACTCTGTATTATCAGGCGATGCTCGACAATTTATTGAAACAGGTAACGGACGGGACCTTCGGGCTGAAACTCGAATATATATTGGCGCTGGAGTGACGACACCGCAATATCGGACTATTTCAACAATATCATCTTCTTCGAAGCGGTATAGTCGCCGGCTTGAAGGCGGTAGAAATATACGCCGGTGGCAACCGCTTTGCCGGCATCATCGCGGCCATCCCATTCGATACGGTACTCCCCGGCCGGTCTGGTTTCGTTCACCAATGTCCGTATTTTCTGTCCCAGCATGTTGAAAAGATCGATGGTCACATGGGATCGTTTCGGGACACTGAATTCTATCACCGTGACGGGATTGAACGGATTGGGGTAGTTCTGACTTAGGGCAAACTCGCCGGGCAGATTATTTTCCCGATCGGATGCAACAGCGGTTGTCGATTTCCTGGTCCATTGGGCCAGATAGGAACATTCTTTACCGCCGGCGGAGGTGAAAACCCCGCCGACAAGCAGATTTTCGTTATATACCGCCATGGCATAAACATCGTCATTGACACCGGAGCCCAGCGGGGACCAGGAGGCGCCATCCCACGAAGCTATCCGATTGGCGCTACCGTCAGGAGTATTAGTGAAAGTGCCGCCCGCATACAATTTATTATCAAATCCCTGCAGAGCGTGGACGCCCGCCGTCATGCCCGAATCGGGGAGCGACCATTGAATTCCGTCCCATACCGCCACCCCGGCCGCATTTATAGAATTATTCAGGGTGAACCAGCCGCCGACTCTGAGGTAATTATCGAAGACATAAAGTGAATAAACCATGGCATCCAGACCGAAGCCAATCGTTGACCATGCTGTTCCATTCCACGAGGCTATCCCCATGGCGTCGACATTGCCGGCCTTTACAAACCAGCCCCCGGCTATGAGTTTATGATCAAAGATAGTGAAAGCATAGACATCCCCGATAACACTCTCACTCACGGCGGACCATGAAGTGCCGTTCCATGATGCAATTCCGGTGGCGTCGATATTTCCGGCCCTGGTGAATACGCCTCCGGCTATCAATTTGCCATTATAGGTTGCCAGTGCGGATACGACGCTATAGGAATAAGGGCCATCCCCGATACCTGTCCCGAGCGGTGACCAGTCATTACCGTCCCACACGGCAATTCAACTGGCGCTGGAAGCGCCCGCTGTAGTGAACACTCCCCCCGCAACCAACTTGTTGTTATAGACGGTGAGGGCGGTGACATAAGCGTTTGTCCCTGATCCGAGTGGCGACCAGTTGGCGCCGTCCCAGGATGCGATATGGTTGGCCGCTATTTCACCAACGGCGGTAAAATCGCCCCCGACAATCAGTTTGCCGTCAAAGACTATCATCGCCAAAACCTGGCCGTTCAGCCCCTGGCTTCCGGGTGAAATGGTGGAATCCCAATAGATATCATCCGGGCTCTCGGCGAAGACTTTCGCATTATTATTTCCAGGTATTCTTTTAGCTTGACTGGGAAAGCCGGCCACGGCTGACACACATATTAGTATCAGAAATATCCCTTTCAGGGTGAGGATTAATAATTTTGACATTGTCTCCTCCTAAAATCTCAACTTTACGTCCGGAGCGAGAGGACCGCGATGAGGCGCAATAACAAAACAGGAATAGTATTTTCGCGACATCATATCCCCTCCCCATAAAATTTCCCCATTCTTTTATAATATAAGGGAGACCCGGAATCCGTCAAGGGCGAAAGCGCCACAATCCTGACGGCGGCGGGCGGATTGAATTTTTCGGGCCGATTTCTTATATTTCCGAAAATTGGTGTGGAAAAAAATATCCGATTATGGGGAAACCGGTAAATTTCTCGGCGCCCTTTGTGGCGCTTGATTTCGAGACGGCCAATTATTATCCCAACTCCGCCTGCGCCCTGGCGCTGGTCCGGGTCGAGAACGGGCTAATTATCGATCGCAAGGTGGAATTAATCCGCCCGCCGGATCGCCAGTTTGCCTTTACCTGGTTGCACGGTATCGCCTGGGATGATGTTGTCGACAAGCCGTCATTCGCCGATTTGTGGCCTCAATTCAGGGATTTTATTAAAGGGGCCAAATTTCTGGCGGCGCATAACGCCTCGTTTGACCGCGGGGTGCTCCGCACCTGTTGTTTCGAAGCCGGTATCACCCAGCCGCGGATAAGATTTGTCTGCACCATGAAACTGGCGCGGGAAAAGTGGAATATCTATCCTACCCGTCTGCCCGATGTTTGCGGACGATTCGGCATCCCGCTCAATCATCACGACCCGCTCTCGGATGCCGAAGCGTGCGCGCGGATAATCATGCAGGCACGGGAAGAAAGCGGGGTGCTTATTTGAAATCGACCATCGAATTGGCGGCGCTGGTGGGGCTGGCGCTGGGGCTGTTTCTGGTTGGATATTATTGGTCAATATTGCCGGATCGGATTCCCAGCCATTACAGTCTGGCCGGGAATGTCGATCAGTGGAGTTCCAAGGCGTCCCTGCTTCTACTTCCCGCCATCAGTCTGGTGATATATATCGCGTTGAACGTGGTCATCCGCTATCCCAAAATCTACAATTATCCCTGGAAGTTCGCACCGCAGAATCTTCACCGGCAACAGGAACTCGCGACCCTTTTTCTGTCTTCGCTGAAAATGGAAATAGTCTGGCTGTTCAGTCTGCTCGAATATCAGACTATCCGGATTGCCCTGGGGAAGGAAAAGGCTCTCGGTCCCGAATTTATCATCATCTTCATCGTGATAATATTCGGATCCGCGGCGTTTTATTTTGTCAAAAGCTATCGGGCCCGATAGCGAAAATATTCAAATCGTGCTTTTTACGGCACGAGGTAATCGGGTGAACGAGGCAGTTCCACCGCCGCCTTGATCGATGACACATTCCGTACCAACGCCAGGATCGATTGCACCACCCGTTCGAAGCCGATGCCGCATCCCGACGATTGACCCTGCCCGTGCTTGAGAACCTCGAAATACCATCCGAACTGCGCCGGATCGACATTTCGTTCCACCAGATGGTCATACATGTAAGATTCTTCGAATTGTTTCCGACAAACCTCGACTTTCCCTTCCCGGACCGCACCGCCGACCGACTCGCCGACGTGCGGCAGGAGCAGGTCGCAACAGAGAGTTTCGCCGTTGTCGCGTTTCATCGAGAAGAACTTGATGACACCCCCCTGTTTCGGTTTGGGATCGGAGGGATAATGGGTGACAAAGGTCGGCAGGGAACCGAGAATAGCGCAGATTGCGAGTTCCTCGGCGCTTCCGAGATCATCATTCATCTCGATCTCGAATTTGTTTCTTTTGAGCAGCGTAACGGCATCGGCATATTTAATCCGATTGAAGGGCATCTCGGTGTAGCGCTCCAATTCCCGGGATTTGCTGATGTCGGCCGCCGCCCGATACATTTTCTGAATCAGCGACTCAATCAGGTTCATGAGGCCGTCCAGTTCGAAATCGCGTCCCTCGAATTCGATCAGGGTGAATTCGCAGAGATGCCGGTTGGAAACCTTCCGCTCCTGGCGGAACGAAGGGCCGATGGTGTATACACGGTTGTGAGTCTGTGTAAAGGCCTCGAGATAAAGTTGCCCGGTCTGGCGCAGGAACATGTTCAGTTCGCCGCCGTTTTCATTGAACATCGTGACCGGCATGGCGTTGGGGAACCACTCGCATGAGCCGGTGGCTCCCGTGATACAGGGAACGGAAATTTCCATGAAGGAGTTCTCTTCAAACCAGTCCCGGGCCGCCGCCAGGAGTTTGGAGCGAAGATAAGTAGTATCCTTGAACGCTCCTTGAATGACATCCAAATGACGCATCGGTTAAACCTCCACCAATAACAGATTTAAAAAACGGCCACCCCTTTCGGGATGGCCGTTAATGCCAAAAAAGGATGGCCCGGACGGAAAACCGTCACGGACCGGTAATTTTATGAAGTCCCGGTATTGTGCTTTCCTTGTTAATCTTTCGCCCATAGGCGATTTATTCGCTCCTTTATTCTTTCAGGTACAAGATTATCGTCAAGCGCGGGCGCAAATCGGCCCGGTTTTTCTGCCCCTGATAACAATGCACCTTAAAGGTCTATTATATCCTGTCAAAACAACCCCGTCAATAAAAAAATAAGCGAAAAACGAGGAATTTTAAAAATAATCGACTAAACCGGTATATTTTAGAAACGGGGTGACGGTCAATCCCTTGCCGTTCAGAGAGTTCCTGATTTTCGAAGATCCGAGAGATTTTTTCTATCCCGGAAACTTTATCGGCGTGCAAGGTATAATACTATATCACATCGGGAGAATGCCAAATATATCGACAAGGAGGTGGTGACAAAAAAGAGAATTTCTCCGGCCGTATGTGATAGNGTCTTTCGAGAATTAGCGAGCCTGCGGATAAAAAGAATCCGGGCAAAGGAGAAGAAAATGCTTAGGAAAATCTTTACACTGAAGATGGCCATGATGGCAATCCTGGGAACGGCACTGATAATGTGGAGCTTCTCTCCGGCTATGGCGCAAGGCATGACCTCCGGGAAGACGATGGCGAAATCGACCAAGATGTCGCATATGAAATCCGGGAGTCATAAGGGAATTCTCGACGGCAAATATTTTTCCGGCACCGAAACCGGCAACGGCACTCGGGCCAATGAAACCGACGAAGTATATTTCCGCGACGGGATGCTTCATTCCAAATCGGCGGATATGAAAAGTTTCGAACCGGCCCCTTATACCGCGACCGAGGAAAATGGGACAATTTCGTTCAAAGCCGAAACCATGAGCAAAATGAATGGTAAAATGGAATGGAACGGCACGGTGAAGGATAATAAACTGGACGCGACGGTCACCTGGACCCGGAATGGAAAGGAACCGACCACGTTGACAATAAATTGCTCCGAGTCGCAGCACTATAAAGGTGAAAAAATGGCTCCCGCTCCCACAATGAAGAAATAGATGGCGAGATAAACTCCGCTTCATTTTGATTCATTGTAATAGGACAAGGAATTCGTTCCTTGTCCTTTTTTTATTCTCTACCCGGATAAAATTTTGATCCGGTCTGTTGACATCTCAACCGCTTTAGGTACATTCCAAGGCCAATCAAGTATGAGCGAAGAATGACATCATATTTCGGCGAGATCCTGGCGATTCTCACGGCCCTGGTATGGGCCGGGGCGGTCATCCTTTTCAAAAAGAGCGGTGAGCAGATGCACCCGATTTCGCTCAACCTGTTCAAGAATGTTCTGGCAGTTCTTTTAATCCTGATTACCATGCCATTTATGGGAGAGACGATTTTCCGTGATGTCCCCATAGGCGATTATCTGCTTCTGTTCCTGAGCGGGATTATCGGGTTGGGGATCGCGGATACTTTTCTGCTCAAAAGTCTGAATCTGGTCGGAGCGGGGTTATCGGCGATTGTTTCCTGTCTTTATAGTCCTTTTATAATAGCCCTGTCACTGATTTTTCTAGGGGAACAGCTCGGTTTTCTACAGGTATTGGGAGCGATGATGATTATCTCGGCGGTACTGACAGCGGTCGGAAAAAACGGGCACGAGAAACATCAGATAAGCCGCCGGGACCTTTGGCTGGGGATTTTCTACGGCGCCGTGGCCAATATCGCCACCGCGACCGGCGTGGTGATAATCAAACCGCTTCTGGCTCGTTCCCCGTTATTATGGGCCACGGAGATGCGGCTTTTTAGTGGGATCGGCGTTCTGGTCATCGCCACCCTGATTCATAAGGACAGAAATAAAATTGCTCTCCCAAAGATGAATACCA comes from the Candidatus Zixiibacteriota bacterium genome and includes:
- a CDS encoding hypothetical protein (Evidence 5 : Unknown function) — protein: MRKANPNANISGICGKSKPENTRHIFMTNRSCQIAKKDIDYFDGEIKNFEKTQFAEVGMRIVRISICVPILYLLLTSAGFSQGLVTQPFPESGPLFSLHAQHGNFVKSEGYDFPSGAFEFSALVPVADRWLVYTYIPIGVTTSKQINGTIFGNVTLGLGSGFRLGEKSLFIGSMQFTLNTAPGLEGDCHCTSKYWAMYAGWYSNFYHGERFAVNYWTLGPNLQFRFKSSPSLTLYAEVWPSWYIPDGSWGHSELWMQNGIGLNAGFRQVRGIVEYVNSYWMAGKKPAADDSYQDAVGVGVQGILDQFRATLYYQAMLDNLLKQVTDGTFGLKLEYILALE
- a CDS encoding hypothetical protein (Evidence 5 : Unknown function) codes for the protein MWDGNDWSPLGTGIGDGPYSYSVVSALATYNGKLIAGGVFTRAGNIDATGIASWNGTSWSAVSESVIGDVYAFTIFDHKLIAGGWFVKAGNVDAMGIASWNGTAWSTIGFGLDAMVYSLYVFDNYLRVGGWFTLNNSINAAGVAVWDGIQWSLPDSGMTAGVHALQGFDNKLYAGGTFTNTPDGSANRIASWDGASWSPLGSGVNDDVYAMAVYNENLLVGGVFTSAGGKECSYLAQWTRKSTTAVASDRENNLPGEFALSQNYPNPFNPVTVIEFSVPKRSHVTIDLFNMLGQKIRTLVNETRPAGEYRIEWDGRDDAGKAVATGVYFYRLQAGDYTASKKMILLK
- a CDS encoding exported hypothetical protein (Evidence 5 : Unknown function), translating into MSKLLILTLKGIFLILICVSAVAGFPSQAKRIPGNNNAKVFAESPDDIYWDSTISPGSQGLNGQVLAMIVFDGKLIVGGDFTAVGEIAANHIASWDGANWSPLGSGTNAYVTALTVYNNKLVAGGVFTTAGASSAS
- a CDS encoding DNA polymerase III epsilon subunit-like 3'-5' exonuclease (fragment), encoding MGKPVNFSAPFVALDFETANYYPNSACALALVRVENGLIIDRKVELIRPPDRQFAFTWLHGIAWDDVVDKPSFADLWPQFRDFIKGAKFLAAHNASFDRGVLRTCCFEAGITQPRIRFVCTMKLAREKWNIYPTRLPDVCGRFGIPLNHHDPLSDAEACARIIMQAREESGVLI
- a CDS encoding conserved membrane hypothetical protein (Evidence 4 : Unknown function but conserved in other organisms); this encodes MKSTIELAALVGLALGLFLVGYYWSILPDRIPSHYSLAGNVDQWSSKASLLLLPAISLVIYIALNVVIRYPKIYNYPWKFAPQNLHRQQELATLFLSSLKMEIVWLFSLLEYQTIRIALGKEKALGPEFIIIFIVIIFGSAAFYFVKSYRAR
- a CDS encoding putative Asparagine--tRNA ligase (Evidence 3 : Putative function from multiple computational evidences; Product type e : enzyme), which codes for MRHLDVIQGAFKDTTYLRSKLLAAARDWFEENSFMEISVPCITGATGSCEWFPNAMPVTMFNENGGELNMFLRQTGQLYLEAFTQTHNRVYTIGPSFRQERKVSNRHLCEFTLIEFEGRDFELDGLMNLIESLIQKMYRAAADISKSRELERYTEMPFNRIKYADAVTLLKRNKFEIEMNDDLGSAEELAICAILGSLPTFVTHYPSDPKPKQGGVIKFFSMKRDNGETLCCDLLLPHVGESVGGAVREGKVEVCRKQFEESYMYDHLVERNVDPAQFGWYFEVLKHGQGQSSGCGIGFERVVQSILALVRNVSSIKAAVELPRSPDYLVP
- a CDS encoding exported hypothetical protein (Evidence 5 : Unknown function); its protein translation is MLRKIFTLKMAMMAILGTALIMWSFSPAMAQGMTSGKTMAKSTKMSHMKSGSHKGILDGKYFSGTETGNGTRANETDEVYFRDGMLHSKSADMKSFEPAPYTATEENGTISFKAETMSKMNGKMEWNGTVKDNKLDATVTWTRNGKEPTTLTINCSESQHYKGEKMAPAPTMKK
- a CDS encoding conserved membrane hypothetical protein (Evidence 4 : Unknown function but conserved in other organisms) translates to MTSYFGEILAILTALVWAGAVILFKKSGEQMHPISLNLFKNVLAVLLILITMPFMGETIFRDVPIGDYLLLFLSGIIGLGIADTFLLKSLNLVGAGLSAIVSCLYSPFIIALSLIFLGEQLGFLQVLGAMMIISAVLTAVGKNGHEKHQISRRDLWLGIFYGAVANIATATGVVIIKPLLARSPLLWATEMRLFSGIGVLVIATLIHKDRNKIALPKMNTKGWVFTVSGSFAGAYLSMILWLAAMKITQASIAAALNQTSTIFIFVFAYLFLKEKLNRQKIIGLALGITGTALVMFG